The following are encoded in a window of Flavobacterium psychrotrophum genomic DNA:
- a CDS encoding VF530 family DNA-binding protein: MEKPQSNNPMHGITLKKILEDLESFYGFDTLGELINIKCFNENPSIKSSLTFLRKTDWARKKVEELYLKTLPKLNV; the protein is encoded by the coding sequence ATGGAAAAACCACAATCTAATAATCCGATGCACGGTATTACGCTGAAAAAGATACTCGAAGACCTCGAATCTTTTTATGGTTTTGATACCTTGGGAGAGCTAATAAATATTAAGTGTTTTAATGAAAACCCCAGCATAAAGAGCAGTCTGACATTTTTAAGAAAGACCGACTGGGCACGAAAAAAAGTTGAGGAACTATACTTAAAAACACTTCCAAAGCTTAATGTTTAA